Proteins co-encoded in one Bacillus infantis NRRL B-14911 genomic window:
- a CDS encoding EAL domain-containing protein encodes MQKQESWIKAPYQSLDELETKLEAICRQLGDSAKKLKAGISQYGTKPAQLLNASELFSRVSHREMVHTIQHGEFHSYQQPIINLKEGDRIYGYESLLRTAGSKQIPPGILFKTAEETGLMSMLDQKAREAAIKARKNIIPPGIKSFINFLPSTIYNPDFCLQHTFQIVEKYEIDPADLVFEVVETEKISDIDHLKKVLNTYKKRGMKVALDDVGAGFSTLEMLEALQPDYLKIDRSFIDRCDQRPESQQFLSKVMNIADGLGIIVLAEGIERKEELEFCRSIGADLAQGYYIGRPAKEIESALQVNS; translated from the coding sequence GTGCAAAAACAGGAGAGCTGGATCAAAGCTCCTTATCAAAGCCTTGATGAACTTGAAACGAAGCTTGAAGCCATATGCAGGCAACTGGGGGATAGCGCCAAAAAATTAAAAGCGGGCATTTCACAATATGGCACAAAGCCTGCCCAGCTCCTGAATGCATCTGAACTATTCTCCAGGGTCAGCCATCGGGAAATGGTCCATACCATCCAGCATGGTGAGTTTCACAGCTATCAGCAGCCGATTATAAACCTGAAAGAGGGAGACAGGATTTATGGCTATGAATCCTTGCTGAGAACGGCAGGGAGCAAGCAAATACCGCCTGGCATCCTTTTCAAGACAGCCGAGGAAACTGGCCTGATGTCCATGCTTGACCAAAAGGCGAGGGAAGCCGCAATCAAAGCAAGAAAAAATATCATCCCGCCGGGAATCAAGAGCTTTATCAATTTCCTTCCTTCTACAATTTACAATCCGGATTTCTGTCTTCAGCACACATTCCAGATTGTCGAGAAATATGAAATCGATCCGGCAGATCTTGTTTTTGAAGTAGTGGAGACTGAGAAAATCAGTGATATTGACCATTTAAAAAAGGTGTTGAATACATACAAAAAAAGAGGCATGAAAGTGGCGCTCGATGATGTCGGGGCCGGATTTTCAACCCTCGAAATGCTTGAAGCACTCCAGCCCGACTATTTGAAAATAGACAGAAGCTTCATCGACCGCTGCGACCAAAGGCCTGAAAGCCAGCAATTTCTGTCCAAGGTCATGAATATTGCAGACGGTCTTGGTATCATTGTCCTTGCAGAAGGAATCGAGAGGAAAGAAGAGCTGGAGTTCTGCAGATCGATTGGCGCTGATCTTGCACAGGGCTATTATATTGGGCGCCCTGCAAAGGAAATAGAGTCCGCATTGCAGGTGAATTCATAA
- a CDS encoding GNAT family N-acetyltransferase, translating to MRIIPADQLDKEKAAAFFQENWGSPQMVISTGIYHCDELPGFAAIDSAYNIIGLITFADSAEGREIISLDAGMEGQGIGSGLLKAAEADAKQKGISKMALITTNDNLNALRFYQKRGYQLIKVLRNAVEEARKIKPEIPVFGIDGIPLRDELILEKEI from the coding sequence ATGAGGATCATCCCCGCAGATCAGCTTGATAAAGAAAAGGCAGCAGCCTTTTTCCAGGAAAATTGGGGAAGTCCTCAGATGGTTATTTCCACTGGCATCTATCATTGTGATGAGCTCCCCGGGTTCGCAGCCATAGACAGTGCTTATAATATCATTGGCCTTATTACTTTTGCAGACAGTGCGGAGGGTAGGGAAATCATCTCCCTGGATGCCGGCATGGAAGGACAGGGGATCGGATCAGGACTTCTGAAAGCTGCTGAAGCTGATGCAAAACAAAAAGGCATCAGCAAAATGGCGCTGATAACAACCAACGATAATTTGAATGCTTTGAGATTTTATCAGAAAAGGGGATATCAGTTAATAAAGGTGCTTCGGAACGCCGTGGAAGAAGCCCGAAAAATTAAACCGGAGATTCCTGTGTTTGGTATTGACGGGATTCCGCTCAGGGATGAATTGATTCTGGAAAAAGAAATTTGA
- the nhaC gene encoding Na+/H+ antiporter NhaC has translation MHQDQAVIKISTAEAVVISLLLLGVISFSIIGAGAVPHVPIIGAIIALLIYGLLKKVRMKDLEEGMAEGARSGLGAVFIFFFIGMLISSWMASGTIPTFIHLALSAVSGKYFFAIAFAVTAVIGISIGSSLTTAATLGAAFVSAAAALDLSTAAAAGAVISGAFFGDKMSPLSDTTNLASMTVKVDLFDHIKNMAWTTIPAFVISIILFAIISPAAAETDFRKIAAIKNSLEELNLVSWQSIIPFAVLAVLAVSKVPAILTLSASTLSALILAPFIQGSFSFSDMVNILYSGYKSNTGMEELDSLLTRGGIESMLFSVSLVLLALSMGGLLFKLGILPALLEGIKGLIVKAPALISATAASAIGINFLLGEQYLSILLTGNAFTESYKKAGLHLKNLSRVLEDAGTVINPLVPWSVCGVFLTGVLNVPTAEYMPFAFFCLLSPIITLLFGWTGLTITKASGK, from the coding sequence ATGCATCAGGATCAAGCGGTTATCAAAATCAGTACAGCGGAGGCTGTGGTAATATCCCTGCTTTTGCTCGGAGTAATCAGTTTCTCAATTATAGGCGCAGGGGCGGTTCCCCATGTGCCCATTATAGGGGCAATCATTGCCCTGCTCATATACGGACTTTTAAAAAAGGTTCGGATGAAAGATTTGGAGGAAGGTATGGCTGAGGGTGCAAGGTCAGGATTGGGCGCTGTGTTTATCTTCTTTTTTATCGGAATGCTTATCAGCAGCTGGATGGCCAGCGGTACGATTCCGACTTTTATCCACTTGGCGCTATCGGCAGTAAGCGGGAAGTATTTTTTTGCCATTGCCTTTGCGGTGACAGCAGTCATCGGAATCAGCATCGGCAGCTCGCTGACGACAGCGGCAACGCTTGGAGCGGCCTTTGTCAGCGCGGCTGCTGCACTCGACCTTAGCACAGCAGCTGCTGCAGGCGCCGTTATATCAGGGGCGTTCTTCGGAGACAAAATGTCACCTTTATCAGATACAACCAATCTCGCTTCTATGACAGTAAAAGTAGATCTGTTTGACCATATTAAAAATATGGCATGGACGACCATCCCGGCATTTGTCATATCCATTATTCTCTTTGCTATCATTTCGCCGGCAGCAGCAGAGACCGATTTCCGAAAAATCGCTGCAATCAAGAATAGCCTTGAGGAGCTTAATCTCGTAAGCTGGCAGTCTATAATCCCTTTTGCAGTGCTCGCTGTCCTGGCTGTGAGTAAGGTTCCAGCTATTCTCACCCTGTCTGCCAGTACATTGTCCGCCTTGATCCTGGCTCCATTTATTCAGGGAAGCTTCAGTTTCAGTGACATGGTGAATATACTGTACTCCGGCTACAAGTCGAATACCGGGATGGAGGAGCTCGACTCGCTGCTGACAAGAGGCGGAATTGAAAGCATGCTGTTTTCGGTATCACTGGTCCTCCTTGCCCTCTCAATGGGCGGACTGCTATTCAAGCTCGGCATATTGCCGGCACTTCTTGAAGGCATCAAAGGACTGATTGTAAAGGCACCTGCGCTTATAAGTGCCACAGCTGCATCAGCCATCGGAATCAACTTCCTCCTTGGCGAACAGTATCTGTCCATCCTGCTCACCGGAAATGCATTCACAGAGTCTTATAAAAAGGCCGGGCTGCATCTGAAGAATCTTTCCAGAGTCCTTGAGGATGCAGGGACAGTCATCAATCCCCTTGTTCCCTGGAGTGTTTGCGGGGTATTCCTGACAGGGGTGCTGAATGTGCCGACTGCCGAATATATGCCCTTCGCCTTTTTCTGTCTGCTATCGCCAATCATCACTTTGCTGTTTGGATGGACAGGGTTAACTATCACGAAAGCTTCAGGCAAATGA
- a CDS encoding AAA family ATPase codes for MMEFDNGHYFKSIILRRNDIPSYSRYPYSLPAVKNLDNLPLHPDVTFIVGENGMGKSTLLEAIAIAAGFNPEGGSLNFSFSTHNSHSELEQYIRLSRGSERPEDGFFLRAESFYNVASYIDDLDKESPGIPLIESFGGTSLHEQSHGEAFFATFLNRFRGKGIYILDEPEAALSPLRQLSMVSRIHELAKDRSQFIIATHSPIIMSYPSAKIIELTEEGGQVVRLEDTGHYQFMKQFFENRERMLHHLLEE; via the coding sequence ATGATGGAATTTGATAATGGCCATTATTTTAAAAGCATTATACTCAGAAGAAATGATATTCCTTCATATTCCAGATATCCCTATAGCCTTCCTGCCGTGAAAAACCTTGACAACCTGCCCCTTCATCCTGATGTAACCTTTATAGTCGGCGAGAATGGGATGGGAAAGTCCACTCTCCTGGAAGCTATTGCAATCGCAGCAGGCTTTAATCCGGAAGGAGGGTCGCTTAATTTCAGTTTTTCTACACATAACTCCCATTCGGAGCTCGAGCAGTACATCAGGCTTTCAAGGGGATCGGAGCGTCCTGAGGATGGTTTTTTTCTAAGAGCCGAGAGCTTTTACAATGTGGCTTCTTATATTGATGATCTTGATAAGGAATCTCCCGGTATTCCTTTGATCGAATCTTTCGGAGGGACTTCCCTTCATGAACAGTCGCACGGCGAGGCCTTTTTTGCCACCTTTCTGAATCGCTTCCGCGGAAAAGGGATTTATATTCTTGACGAGCCTGAAGCAGCCCTGTCTCCGCTCAGGCAGCTTTCGATGGTTTCGCGCATCCACGAACTGGCCAAAGACCGTTCTCAATTCATCATCGCAACCCACTCCCCCATCATCATGTCGTATCCTTCTGCCAAAATTATTGAGCTGACAGAAGAAGGGGGCCAGGTGGTCCGGCTTGAGGATACCGGTCACTATCAATTTATGAAGCAGTTTTTTGAAAACCGGGAGAGGATGCTGCACCATTTGCTGGAAGAATGA
- a CDS encoding efflux RND transporter permease subunit, protein MKISNFSIRRPIFTLVTMVLVLVLGVVSLLNIPLKLIPDINPPVGVVVTNYQGASPEEVSEKVTKPLEQSLATLPGLKTMTATSQESANLVLLEFSWTTDIDEVQSEIIQRLDQTPLPDDVDKPRFLKFDPSQFPIIQLSLSSDSDEESLRSIAEQLELELTKVDGVASVNLSGTSIKEVRVELDQDKLREYRLSQSDIVDTIQANDISLPGDTILTGGKELTTRVISSIDSVDILKKLVVAANPSNGNEVLLQDVASVQLVNQDDRTITRTNQEPSVLLSVLQQSDSNTAEVSKEFISQLDELLEKDQYEGIESDILFDQGDYIQQAIGNISTSLLLGGLFAMLVLFFFLKNVKSPLIIGIAIPYSVIFTFVLMYFSNFTLNIMTLGGLALGIGMLVDNSIVVIENIYRHLSMGKDPKEAARDGAGEVGAAITASTLTTVAVFLPVVFITGIIGQLFTEFALTISFSLFASLVVALTVVPMLASRLLKAPKTNLEEKRQESAIMKGLERSVKWALRNRLAVLIIMLILLAGGGYGITTVGTQFLPNSDEGFFSVRVNLENGSALTETEKVMAALEEQLKEQDDVETYVSLIGTTQESSFRGSGNPNVAELYVKMKDLEERDRSTFEFVDDVKRDLERAAEKANSTAEVSFNLQSSAGSAPNTLSFSVRDTNEKRLNESVDKIYNSLKDLDDVNELSTDLMDTVEEIQITVDREKARAAGLAPAQVAMIVNDVTRGNQATQIIDESSNIYGVFVEYDPEVTQNLDNLKKLLLRKPDGSYTTLDQVAAIERGEGPVNIQRINQQDAVQFTLKYKTSTNLGAISNLVDDEIADLDLPEETEIVFGGDRELLESSIDDMLLAFILAVVFIYLVMAAQFESLKYPFVIMFTVPLMVIGVAIALTATRTPVSLTAIIGIIVLAGIVVNNAIVIVDYINQKKASGMKTYDSIVVSVKDRARPILMTALTTILGLIPLALGIGEGAEINQPMGITVIGGLISSTFLTLFVIPVVYSFFDKDTRKLNKMYATPDGHLIPAYLLEERYEDPKGQSDVPQVPAESNKNYSREDMAAMLEDLLRAVKDDERKQQDQDQKDK, encoded by the coding sequence GTGAAGATAAGCAATTTTTCGATCCGAAGGCCGATTTTTACACTTGTTACGATGGTTCTGGTTCTCGTTTTAGGGGTGGTGTCCCTTTTGAACATTCCTTTGAAACTGATACCGGACATAAATCCGCCTGTCGGTGTTGTAGTGACCAATTATCAGGGAGCAAGCCCGGAAGAGGTATCTGAAAAGGTGACAAAACCTTTGGAGCAGAGTCTTGCTACACTTCCTGGTTTAAAAACAATGACCGCAACGTCACAGGAAAGCGCCAATCTTGTACTCCTGGAATTTTCCTGGACGACTGATATTGACGAAGTGCAGTCGGAAATCATCCAGCGGCTGGATCAGACTCCGCTGCCGGACGATGTAGATAAACCGCGCTTCCTGAAATTTGATCCTTCCCAGTTTCCGATCATCCAGCTTTCTTTGAGCTCTGACAGCGATGAGGAATCATTAAGGAGCATTGCCGAACAGCTGGAGCTGGAGCTCACAAAGGTAGACGGTGTGGCCAGCGTCAACCTTTCCGGCACCAGTATTAAGGAAGTAAGGGTTGAACTGGACCAGGACAAGCTGAGGGAATACCGGCTCAGCCAGTCTGATATCGTAGATACCATTCAGGCAAACGATATTTCCCTTCCGGGGGATACGATTTTAACAGGCGGCAAGGAGCTGACTACCAGGGTGATCAGCAGCATTGATTCAGTTGATATCTTAAAAAAACTTGTGGTAGCCGCAAATCCGTCCAATGGAAATGAAGTTCTCCTTCAGGATGTGGCCAGTGTCCAGCTTGTCAACCAGGACGACCGTACGATAACAAGGACGAATCAGGAGCCTTCCGTCCTCTTAAGCGTCCTGCAGCAGTCTGATTCAAACACTGCAGAGGTGTCGAAGGAGTTCATCAGCCAGCTCGACGAACTGCTTGAAAAAGATCAATATGAGGGGATTGAGTCTGATATTCTGTTTGATCAGGGAGATTATATCCAGCAGGCGATCGGTAATATCTCAACTTCCCTTCTCTTAGGCGGCCTGTTCGCGATGCTTGTTCTGTTTTTCTTTTTGAAAAATGTCAAAAGCCCGCTGATCATCGGGATTGCCATCCCGTATTCTGTTATCTTCACATTCGTGCTGATGTACTTTTCAAATTTCACCCTAAATATCATGACCCTTGGCGGATTGGCGCTGGGGATCGGAATGCTCGTTGATAACTCAATCGTTGTGATTGAGAATATCTACAGGCATCTATCGATGGGGAAAGATCCAAAAGAAGCGGCAAGAGACGGTGCAGGAGAAGTAGGTGCTGCAATTACAGCCTCCACCCTCACCACTGTGGCAGTGTTCCTGCCTGTCGTTTTTATTACAGGAATCATCGGCCAGCTTTTCACTGAATTTGCTTTGACCATTTCATTCAGTCTTTTTGCTTCGCTTGTCGTTGCTTTGACTGTTGTGCCGATGCTTGCCAGCAGGCTGCTGAAGGCGCCGAAAACCAATCTGGAAGAAAAGCGCCAGGAGTCGGCCATTATGAAGGGGCTTGAGCGTTCTGTCAAATGGGCTCTGCGCAACAGGCTTGCTGTCCTGATTATCATGCTGATCCTGCTCGCCGGAGGCGGATATGGGATCACGACGGTCGGCACACAGTTCCTTCCTAATTCGGACGAAGGTTTCTTCAGCGTCAGGGTCAATCTTGAAAATGGCTCAGCTCTTACAGAAACAGAAAAGGTCATGGCTGCACTTGAGGAGCAGCTGAAGGAACAAGACGATGTTGAGACATATGTCAGCCTGATCGGTACAACCCAGGAATCTTCTTTCAGAGGCTCCGGCAATCCAAATGTGGCTGAGCTTTATGTAAAGATGAAGGATCTGGAGGAGAGGGACCGCTCTACATTTGAATTTGTCGACGATGTGAAGAGGGACTTGGAGAGAGCGGCAGAGAAAGCCAACAGCACGGCAGAGGTCTCATTCAATCTGCAGTCTTCCGCAGGATCCGCGCCGAATACTCTCTCGTTCAGCGTTCGTGATACAAACGAAAAGCGGCTGAATGAATCGGTAGACAAAATTTACAATTCACTCAAAGACCTTGATGACGTGAACGAACTTTCCACAGACCTGATGGATACGGTAGAAGAAATCCAAATCACGGTCGACCGGGAAAAGGCAAGGGCAGCAGGGCTGGCGCCTGCCCAGGTTGCCATGATTGTCAATGATGTGACACGAGGAAACCAGGCAACCCAGATCATTGATGAGAGCTCCAATATTTATGGCGTTTTCGTAGAATATGATCCTGAAGTTACCCAAAATCTTGATAATTTAAAAAAACTCCTGCTGCGTAAGCCTGATGGAAGCTATACAACCCTGGACCAGGTAGCGGCTATTGAAAGAGGCGAAGGGCCGGTCAATATACAGCGGATCAACCAGCAGGACGCTGTCCAGTTTACCCTGAAATATAAGACCTCAACAAACCTCGGGGCTATTTCTAATCTGGTTGATGATGAGATTGCTGATCTGGATTTGCCGGAAGAAACAGAAATTGTCTTCGGCGGTGACCGGGAGCTCCTGGAATCTTCCATTGATGATATGCTCCTGGCATTCATCCTGGCGGTTGTCTTCATCTATCTGGTGATGGCGGCCCAATTCGAATCACTGAAATATCCGTTCGTCATTATGTTCACAGTTCCGCTGATGGTCATTGGCGTAGCGATTGCATTGACCGCGACACGCACTCCTGTCAGCCTGACTGCCATCATCGGCATCATAGTCCTTGCCGGCATAGTGGTCAATAATGCCATAGTCATTGTTGACTATATCAATCAGAAAAAGGCAAGCGGCATGAAAACCTATGACAGCATTGTCGTTTCTGTAAAAGACAGGGCAAGACCTATCCTCATGACAGCACTTACGACGATCCTCGGACTGATCCCGCTTGCGCTGGGGATTGGCGAGGGGGCTGAGATTAACCAGCCGATGGGCATCACGGTAATCGGCGGCCTGATCAGCAGCACCTTCCTGACGCTGTTCGTCATCCCTGTCGTCTACAGCTTCTTTGATAAAGATACAAGGAAGCTCAACAAGATGTATGCCACACCTGACGGCCACTTGATTCCTGCCTATCTCCTTGAAGAAAGGTACGAAGATCCAAAAGGGCAAAGTGACGTTCCGCAGGTTCCTGCAGAAAGCAATAAAAATTACAGCCGCGAAGATATGGCTGCCATGCTTGAGGATTTGCTGAGGGCAGTAAAAGATGACGAAAGAAAACAGCAGGACCAGGATCAAAAGGACAAATAA
- a CDS encoding SDR family oxidoreductase: protein MKERHYFFTGFPGFICSRLVREVLIKEQGNVHISVLSLWEMEAAAKDEIRKICGETGAGRECFSIITGDITRAGLGIGQQDLAFLRESITHLFHLAAIYDLAVPEDIAYKVNVEGTRHVTEFAGTLEMLERYVYFSTAYVAGKRDGLLMEDELTEPPGFKNHYEETKYLAEVIVEKAKGEIPITILRPGIVKGHSVTGETIKFDGPYFILNFMDRLSRLPFLPMLGKGEAFINLVPVDYIIKAAVFLGTSAVGRDKTYHLTDPNPYQVSDLYEMLMVELCGKRPAGSFPLSAARGALRIKKLRNYLGVEQEALDYFTWQGRFDCSIAQTDLEGSGIRCPDLKEGIPSMVSFYRLHKSDPRFQVHKLYS from the coding sequence ATGAAGGAGAGGCATTATTTTTTCACGGGGTTTCCTGGTTTTATATGCTCCCGGCTAGTCAGGGAGGTACTTATTAAAGAGCAAGGGAATGTACATATCAGCGTTTTAAGCCTGTGGGAAATGGAAGCGGCCGCAAAGGATGAAATCAGGAAGATCTGCGGCGAGACCGGTGCAGGGCGCGAGTGCTTTTCAATCATTACTGGAGATATTACCAGGGCTGGGCTTGGTATCGGCCAGCAGGACTTAGCATTCCTCAGGGAAAGCATCACCCATCTTTTTCATCTGGCCGCCATTTATGATTTGGCGGTGCCTGAGGATATTGCTTATAAGGTAAATGTTGAAGGGACGAGGCATGTAACAGAATTTGCAGGAACGTTGGAGATGCTTGAAAGATACGTCTATTTCAGTACTGCCTATGTGGCTGGAAAAAGGGATGGGCTGCTGATGGAGGATGAGCTGACAGAGCCGCCCGGGTTCAAAAACCATTATGAAGAAACAAAATATCTTGCCGAAGTCATTGTTGAAAAAGCTAAAGGTGAAATACCGATTACCATCTTAAGGCCCGGGATTGTAAAGGGGCATTCTGTAACAGGGGAAACCATCAAGTTCGACGGGCCGTATTTTATTCTGAATTTTATGGACCGTCTGAGCAGGCTGCCATTCCTGCCCATGCTCGGGAAAGGGGAGGCTTTTATCAATCTGGTGCCGGTGGATTATATCATTAAAGCAGCCGTATTCCTTGGGACATCAGCTGTTGGGAGGGATAAGACCTACCACCTTACAGATCCGAATCCATATCAAGTTTCCGATCTGTACGAAATGCTGATGGTGGAGCTTTGCGGGAAAAGACCGGCAGGCAGCTTCCCTCTGAGTGCTGCCAGAGGGGCGCTGCGCATCAAAAAGCTGAGGAATTACCTTGGTGTGGAGCAGGAAGCGCTTGACTACTTTACCTGGCAGGGACGCTTTGATTGTTCAATAGCACAGACCGATCTGGAGGGATCAGGAATTCGCTGCCCTGATCTGAAGGAAGGCATCCCGTCGATGGTTTCTTTTTACAGGCTGCATAAATCTGATCCGCGTTTCCAGGTGCATAAGCTGTACTCCTAG
- the sigI gene encoding RNA polymerase sigma factor SigI: MLGYLFITKKKQTLEKTVIKIQQGDSRLLNELIESYKPFIAKTVSSVCRRYIHESDDEYSIGLIAFDEAVRKYSPEKGSSLLGFAEIIIKRRVIDYIRQQARHMNVSFEGSSGSADEQASASLVEDRLSIEEFVKKTEQELRRDEIIHFTALLKEYGLTFAEIADQSPKHADARKNAMEIASALVRDKELASYLQEKKRLPIKQLEGTAAVSRKTIERNRKYIIAVSLILMGDYVYLQEYIKGVLKT, translated from the coding sequence ATGCTCGGTTATTTATTCATCACTAAGAAAAAACAGACACTAGAAAAAACCGTAATAAAAATCCAGCAGGGCGACAGCCGGCTGCTTAATGAACTGATAGAGTCATACAAACCTTTTATTGCAAAAACCGTATCCTCCGTCTGCAGACGCTATATCCATGAGTCTGATGATGAGTACAGCATCGGGCTGATTGCCTTTGATGAAGCGGTCCGTAAATACAGTCCCGAGAAGGGCAGTTCCCTCCTGGGATTTGCCGAAATCATAATCAAGCGAAGGGTCATTGATTATATCAGGCAGCAGGCAAGGCATATGAATGTCAGCTTTGAAGGCAGCAGTGGAAGTGCTGATGAACAAGCTTCAGCCAGTCTTGTGGAAGACAGGCTGTCGATTGAAGAGTTCGTGAAAAAAACAGAGCAAGAGCTTAGACGGGATGAAATCATTCACTTTACAGCTCTTCTCAAAGAATATGGATTAACTTTTGCTGAAATTGCAGATCAGTCCCCAAAACATGCAGATGCGCGGAAAAATGCGATGGAAATAGCATCGGCACTTGTCAGGGACAAAGAGCTGGCTTCCTATTTGCAGGAAAAAAAGCGCCTTCCCATCAAGCAGCTGGAAGGCACTGCAGCAGTGAGCAGAAAAACGATTGAAAGGAACAGGAAGTATATCATTGCTGTTTCCCTTATTTTAATGGGAGATTATGTGTATTTACAGGAGTATATAAAAGGGGTGCTGAAAACGTGA
- a CDS encoding anti-sigma factor domain-containing protein: protein MKKGVILEIEGRFMTMLTPEGEFLRALNTEGHHQIGEEIYFYPVGNAEKDGKGLFSRLAARKKLIAAAAMACLLVLSLVIPFNNNSEVYAYMTIDVNPSIELGVDKELSVVELQSYNQEGRKLLSLLEDWKGKSAGYVTRKILSLAQQQGYLREHEEMIIASVLKKEVSKDSTESKKLNSQVESIKETAEAENLEVKVVEATEGEREKAKEKGLTAGKFKEEEIERKQQLEEREREKEEAAREKAESIKRKQEQQNSGSADKAKDKKGAGDIKPSSHVPKRPVSKPEGKNKGADRKDDARKAKPEKRQDENKERDKQKKEEQRKQEHDKHEKHEKPENSGNKKGSPPPGKDGHGNGNNGHDKGQKGNNGKSG, encoded by the coding sequence GTGAAAAAAGGGGTCATCCTTGAAATTGAGGGACGTTTTATGACGATGCTTACTCCCGAAGGCGAATTTCTTCGTGCCCTTAATACAGAAGGACATCATCAGATAGGGGAAGAAATCTACTTCTACCCTGTTGGAAATGCAGAAAAAGACGGGAAAGGGCTCTTTTCACGCCTGGCGGCAAGAAAGAAACTGATTGCCGCTGCCGCCATGGCCTGCCTTCTTGTTCTATCTCTTGTCATTCCTTTTAATAACAACAGCGAAGTATACGCCTATATGACAATTGATGTAAACCCGAGCATCGAGTTGGGTGTCGACAAGGAACTGTCTGTAGTGGAGCTTCAATCTTATAATCAGGAGGGCAGGAAATTGCTCAGTCTCTTGGAGGATTGGAAGGGAAAAAGCGCCGGCTATGTAACACGGAAGATCCTTAGTCTGGCCCAGCAGCAGGGATATCTGAGAGAGCACGAAGAAATGATTATCGCTTCTGTACTGAAGAAAGAAGTCAGCAAGGATTCCACTGAAAGCAAGAAGCTGAACAGTCAGGTTGAAAGCATCAAAGAAACTGCAGAAGCAGAAAATCTTGAAGTCAAAGTGGTCGAAGCAACTGAAGGTGAACGGGAGAAGGCCAAAGAAAAAGGGCTGACTGCCGGCAAATTTAAAGAAGAGGAAATAGAAAGAAAGCAGCAGCTGGAGGAAAGGGAACGGGAAAAAGAAGAAGCTGCAAGGGAGAAAGCTGAAAGTATTAAAAGGAAACAAGAGCAGCAGAATAGCGGGAGCGCCGATAAGGCGAAAGATAAGAAGGGGGCAGGCGATATAAAGCCTTCGTCTCACGTTCCAAAACGTCCTGTTTCCAAGCCGGAAGGAAAGAATAAGGGAGCAGACAGGAAAGATGATGCCCGCAAAGCAAAGCCTGAAAAAAGGCAGGACGAAAACAAGGAGCGGGACAAACAAAAAAAGGAAGAACAAAGAAAACAGGAACATGACAAGCATGAAAAGCACGAAAAGCCGGAGAATAGTGGCAATAAAAAAGGTTCCCCTCCGCCCGGCAAAGATGGACATGGGAATGGCAATAACGGACATGATAAGGGGCAAAAAGGGAATAATGGAAAATCCGGCTGA
- a CDS encoding alpha/beta-type small acid-soluble spore protein, whose translation MARSSNKLLVPGIEQYLDQVKYEIAQEFGVNLGSDTVSRSNGSVGGEITKRLVQQAQSQLAGRNEQ comes from the coding sequence ATGGCAAGAAGCAGCAATAAACTGCTCGTTCCCGGCATTGAGCAGTATCTTGATCAAGTCAAATACGAAATTGCTCAGGAATTTGGCGTTAATCTGGGTTCAGATACAGTTTCCCGCTCAAACGGTTCTGTTGGCGGAGAGATTACAAAGCGCCTTGTACAACAAGCCCAATCCCAGCTTGCTGGACGGAACGAACAATAA